The sequence GCGACTCAAGCAAAGCCAGTCGAGTCAAGTTGTCAATCGAATCAGCGAATGTCGCGTAGGAAGAGACGTTTTCCGAAATCGAACGAGCAAGAGCGTTTTCAAGTTTTCCTTTCCGAGCAAGCTTGTTGCATTCTGGGCACTGTCGGCGATTGACACGATTCTGGACTGACTCCGACCAAACGTGCTCGGGGTTGATATCACACATCCACCATCGTTTGATTGCACTCTGACGAGTAACGTCGGAGGGAGTCACGTCTCCATTTTTGGTTGGATGCCAAGTCGCAGAAATTTCAGTGTCTACAGCAGCCAAGCAAGTTTTTGAGTCAGCTCGTAACCCGCTGCAAAAAGGACAGCCCGCGCCTTTCGTTCGACGAAAAACGTGAGCCTTCCAGACATGCTCGGGATCGTTTGAACATTGCCACATCACTTTTCTAGAGCTACCCGGCGACACGGTCATCGGATCAACGCCAGGATTGAGAGTTGAATGCCACTCGGCAAGAAGGGCAGGATAGGCGTGACCGATCGATTCCTCTGCCCGAACGACACCTTGCTTGATCGGGCCAACACACATCAGGCATTTGCGTTGCCGACCGTGAACCTTTTTGATCGGATCCTGCCACTCGTGAGTAGGATCTTTGGGACACTGCCACCAGACCTTCGTCTTGGAGCCATGTGAAACGGTTTCTGGTGTCGTTGCCCCGTTCTTCGTTGGATGCCAGTAGTCCAATAGCTCTGGGGCAGTTTCGTTCAATCCGCGCCGTGTAGCGACTTTTCCTGATGATGCATTCGACCGATTCTTTGTTCCCGAGCGACACATCGGGCAGCTACCTTTACCGCGTTTTCGGGTTTCGATGGCAGCCCTCCATTCATGCTCTGGGTTTTCACTACATTGCCACCAAACTCTCTGAGGATTGGTGCTCGAAAACATCTCAGGCGTAAGCGAGCCATTTTTGGTTGGGTGCCATTCAGCTGCTAATTGTGGCGATTTGCGAGCCAACGAATTGTTGAGCTTCCGACACTGGGGACATTGGCTGCCTTCCGTCCGACTACGAACTTCAGACTCCCACTCATGAAATGAATCAATCCGGCATCGCCACCAAAGGCGCCTGTTCGACTTCGGCGCAAACTGCTCTGGCCGCGAAGCATCGTTCTTGGTCGGATGGAATTCAGCAGCAACTTCGGGAAACAACGCGACGATTGAATCCTCCGGAAGCACCTTCCGGCCCGAGCAGTAGGGACAACCTTGTTTCTCGATCGCTCGGGTTGCAACGCTGGCTTGCCACGCATGCCGGTGATCCTTCCTGCACCTCCACCAAGCCCGGTAGCTGCTATTGTACGGAACCTCATCCCGCTTGAACTTGACGTTCTTCGTTGGATGCCATTCTTCGGCGAGTTCGAGTGAGTACGCCACCAACAGTGGTACGCGGATACCGGTATGCTGCAGCGTTCTGCCCATGTCTACTCCCTTGCTTTTTTAACAGTCACTTGGCGCAGCGATAGGTTCGCTTTCTTTTTGCCAACAGTCTATTCCTACTTATTAGGTCATTTCGGTTGCAGCAAAGCAAACTTTATCGTCCCCTCAATTTATCAAGAACCTGCTTAACCCAAGAGACCGAAAAAGGAACCGGGGGTCATTGTTTGGCTCTCAGAGGACGTTCAGCCCTGCTTCGCGGTGGAATTGAACCGGAAACGGTTCAGATCAGGGCCGTTGAAGGCCGAGACAGATTGCCCAGGACAGGCCTGTCGATTGTCGGTGTGGCTCCGGTTTCCTGCGCGACTTCCTGCGGTGGGTTGAACGGTCGCTGAAACATCGTGGCTTGCGTTTGCTTCGACGATGGAATCCTTGGCAACGTCTTTTCAGGGCGACTGAGATTGAACTCCGCCGTACACACTGGAGAACTTCATGAGATGGTTGCTTACTGCTGGTCACTCTTTCTTTGGCAATTCGAACCGCTCACGGTGACGAAGCGGAAGACTCCAACTCTTCTCATGAAAAAGAAAAACTCGCCTCGCACGGGTTCGAAGGGCTCGCTGAATGGAGCGAGTGCGGATGGCGAATGAATGGGGAATTGCCCATGGATGTTGCAACGCGATTGCCCGTGGTACCTTGATTCGCATGACTGACACCTCTTCGACCGTCCGTAGTTTACGTCGCGTGTTTCGAGAGAGCATTGTGGCTCGCGATCTCGCCGAGCCGCTTGCTTCTTTTGATGACACCGCCGCACTCGACGCACTGCGTGAGTTCATGCTGGACCGGCCGCTGTCTGCCCTCCTAAAACGCGAGCCTACTCACTGAACCGATGGTGCAGGTCAATCAGTGGACCATAGTTTCGCACATCCGCTTGCTTGATGGCGGCAATGTATTCGTCTCGAATCGGACTCGCTGTATTTCGCAGGTCGGTCACGGGCCAAAGTGTTGCTGGTTGATCGTGTTGCATGAGCCAGATATTTGCCAGCAGTCTTGCCCACCGGCCATTGCCGTCTTCAAAGGGGTGAACCCAAACCGCGCGGTGATGAAACTCAGCAGCCGCTGCGATTACGAGGGCACCGGTTTCGTCGTGCCGTTTGTCCGCCTCCATCGCAATGACGCCAAGCTCGGCGGTAATGATCCTTGGGCTCACTCCGATGTTCTTTTCGGTGGCTCGGATCTCGCCCGCCCAACTCCAGATCGATCCAAGCATCTCGCGATGCAGACCGAGAAGCCAATCAAAGTTGAACGGTGCGATCTTCCGTGATGGTTTCGTAAGAAGATACTTCTCAGTCACACGAAGGATCGACTCAAACTCGACCTCGTTGAGTTCACGCCGTGTTTTGATGGCCCTGAGCTTAAGGCCCGATCCGTCAAACGGCGTGTCGTCATCTTTCCCGCTAGAACCAAGCCCCATGCTTTTGCCACGACCAGTGCTCATGAGGCCCACAGTTTTCGGCTGGACGATGCAATCCGATTTTTCGCTTTTTCGAGATGCGATTGAGCCGAAGCTCGCGAGACAGCCTGGGACTCGAGAGCCACATTGCCTTGCGTAAGTGCAATCAAACGTTTGGCTTTTGCGGTGGCAATCTGATCTCGGAATTGCGCGGCGGGAATCTCTGTTAGATCGAGAGAGATACCCAAGGCGAGCAGAATGGCATGCAAGTTTGCGAACGAGAATTCATGGTCTTCACCCCCGAGGATCCGGATCACGGTGGCCCGCGAAACCCCGCTGCGGCGCGCGAGATCTGAAACGGAGATATCGAGCTCTCGTTTTCTCTCTTGGATGCGGGCGATTATTTCGGGAAGGGCCATGGCGAAACGTCCGGATTCTATGGAGGAGCTGATTGGCAAGTCGGGCAGAAAACCGAAGCTCATTAGGACACAACCATATTGTTGCACACGTGCTACAAAAATCAACCATTCAATTGTATGTCATCGACGTTACATCCGGCAAAAAACGTCAAAAACGCGAAAACCCTTGAGCGAGACAGACACCTTGCCTGTCATTCACCACCGAATCAAAAAGCCGACGTTGGTCACTGACCGATGCCGGCTTTTTTCGTGGCTCACCACGCCGAGCGGCGACAGATCGCTCCGAACTCATTTCAACTGTTGTCGCTTCGCGACTTGGATGCGAGTTGGTCACGGCCGGACTTTGGGTCGAAACCCAAGGCTGGCCCAATGCCGCCGCTCCGCGACTGTTCGGTCAAGATGTTGGCAACCAACCGCGGAGCGGTGTCATTCGATAGCGTCGGGTTTCAACCCGACGTCTCGGATGCCCCCGCCCAATTCCAAGCCGCGGAGCGGCGACAGATGGGTCCCCAATGATTCATGGATGGTGGGTGGCGCCAAACGGATGACAATCCAACAGCGGCACCGGCGAAAGGCTCGACGACGAAGCCAAGCGTGACTACGAAACTGAACTAATCGAACTTCGCGAAGACATCGCCGAAGCCGAACGTTTCAACGATCCCGGCCGCCTCGAGCAACTCCGAACCGAGTTCCAAAAGATCGCCGACGAACTAGCCAAGTCCAAAGGCAAGGACGGTCAATCGCGAATCACCACCGACGCCAGCAAGTCCCGCCGCAACGTCCGCCAACAAATGCAACGAGACATCAACAAGAAGATCGCCCCGCAACACCCCGACCTAGCCGATCACCTGCTCAAGGCGTTCAAACGCAGTTGGATGTGCTACCAACCCGATGACGATCCGGGATGGGAGTTTTAATATCGTATCAGTGGAGAGAACGTCATGTTGGTGTTTGTCACTGCTCCGGTGATGCTGAAATGACGGTCCACGAGCTTCCATCTAAGGTTTGAAACTGCGTTTGAGATCCAATCGCCATTCAGAATCGTTTTCATTCCAAGCTAGTTGCGATGGTCGAGGCCAACTACATCAAACAGTCGGATTTCCAACTTTCGACCTTCGACAAATCCGCTTTGGCGGTATAGATCGGCCGAGGATATTACCGCATCAGGTGGAGCAATTTCGGTGATCTCAGCACCGACATGCAGTAGGATCGGTGAACCCTCGGATGTTAGACACATGAGAAACGCCATCGCTGTAGGATCCAGTTCTCCTTTTTCAACGTCAAAAGACAGTAGCCAATCGTCGGTTGTCTTTCTTCCGGTACTCGTCAAGTCATCAATTGAAACGTAGTCCGACGATAGTTCAACGTATTGCAACGACAAATCCGTCAATTGTCCGTCGTCAATTTGCCAAGCTTCAAGTGCAATGCCTCGCAAAGCATGATGCGATTCACCATCGCTGCCTTCGTATGCATCGCAGGCGACGTCAAAGCCATTCTCCTTTGCCCATTCGAACAGATTGGCTCGATCAAGTTCCGAGAGTGCTCTCCCTCGCCACTGTTCTGGGACTGGTGCAGTACATCCGGTATCGAGATCGAGGAACGCAGTGCGTGCCGTCGAACTCTTATCAGCCACCAAAGGAATTGACTGAAGTTGATTCGATGTCCGCCAAAACGCTTCCGCAAGCAACTCGTTCGGACCGATCGGTTCAGGAGCCTTCAGGCCAATACCCGGAAGTCGAGTAAGCTGAAAATCAGCATCATCTACCAAGTCGGCGCTGTTGGCATCCCACCATTTTGCCCAAACCTCGGCATCCTGATGAAGTTTCTTTTGCTGCAAGTAAATTTGCTTCGGCACACCCTTGGCGAAGACACGACCAAATCCGAATGTCTGGCTAGTGAGTGCTGACAGGGCACGCGAAAGTTCAGTTGACGCGTCGGAGCATCCAATAGCCCCTCCTTGCCCCTTAAATTTGTGACGTCGGAAGAATTCAACGAATTCTTCGTCGAAGATTGAATTGCTTTGGATCCAGTTGCACTTAATTCTCGGAACGCTTGTTCGGGGGATAGCACGAATCAGAGCAGGCACTGCCCGCTTGTCGCCAATCGCCCTGAGCGCAAAGGCAAGCGTTGCAATCATTCGGTCGTCGTCCGTTTCGTCAAGCTTGCGGACAATGCTTGGAACGGCATCGACTCCGTAGTTCACCAGCGATTGCAATTCTCGGCCCCACCGAACGCTTCGAGGCCGGCTTGCCGTATCTGAGTCTTCAAGCCGATTCATCGCGTCGATGTTAGACAAGACCTTGCGAATCTCCAATTCGATGCCTGTTGGCGTCCTCAAATCCGCCCGATCTCCGGGCGTCAATTCGGATTTGCCGGGTATGAACTCGACATCGTGTGTTGAGCCAATAGGCGATTCTTTCATGGCAGGACCAAAGTGGACGGGGCCTGATCGTTCTGTATCTTGCGACGGACGATGGACGAACGTCTTCCCGTAAAAGACTCCGCAATCGCCGGACTGGAGCGGAAGATAAACACGATCAATGTCACGGCCAATCATCCACAGCCAAGAACGTGGGATACCCTTGCCTTCGATCTCAAGAATCAAAATGTCGTTTGGCCCAGCGCCTCGCAGTGAAAATTGACCATCCTCGTCAGTTACGGCATTCTGCAGCGTGTCAATGCTATTTCCATGAAGCGAATCGAGCTCACGGTAAAAGGTGCTGCCAAAGGCATACTTCGAGAGTTTGCAGTCAGGGCGCTGTGATGAGGCCTGTCCTAGCCAAGTATCCAGCAGACCCACTTGTGAACGCCAAACTTCGACAATCTTTACTCGAACGCTCTTAGCTGGTCGCCCGTCAGTTTCAAAAATAGTCCCTGTGATGATCTGTTCGTCAGGAACTAACGTGAAATTCATCGCGTTGTTCCAGTTTTCTGAACGATGTGCCATCGAATAGCCTACGTATCCATCCGCCTCTGCAACGAGAGTGAGGTAAGGCTCGTGTGGATCCCTTTCCAATAATCCGGCATGTTCTGATGGGATAAGGCCATTGAAACGACCCAGCTCGTCTGTCCCAAACGTCTTGATGAGATCCACTTCCTTGCTGGCGCCAATAGTTTGCGGAACCGTGACTCTGCATAGGTGAACTTTCGCGTGCTTGATTGCCGTAATATCGTACCTTTTGGCTCCTGTAATATTTTGGATTGCTACAGGTGGCCGACTTCTGTCTTCGCCCCAGACGACCCCACCAAATGCTACTGTTCCGGTTCGGGAGAACGGTGGGCCACTCGAATTGTCTACGGACTCTTTGCTGCTACGTCTGCTGGCCGAATCGACATCTTGGGAGTCCAAGTGCGAGATACGGACGATCTCGTTTTCGCCACGCTTGATCGCAACAACACCGTTTTGGACAATGAGGTCCGTGAACTCGCCGTCGACTTCCACTAAGTATTTGCCAGCCGCGACACGCGTTTCGGTCGCGTTTTGGGACACGGTTAGTCTTTCAATAACTTCATCGTTATGGATGATCCGAATCGGAATGTCATCCGCTTCGGACTTGATAATCAGCGTACCTTTGTTGAGTTCAAGTACGATCAGCACGCTGGCGAAGATCAACGAGAAGGCAAATGACGCCGCTGCGGCGAGTTTGAAAACGGGTGGAATCCGACTTCGACCTGATGACAGTGAGGCGATGGCGTCCGGTAGCGGAGTGGTGGTGGGTTGCTGAACATGGGCTAGACAATCCTTAAGGATGCCCGCGACGTGTTCGGCCGAGTCAAATCGGTCATCGGCGTTTTTTCCGAGCAACTTCATAACGATGTGTTCCAACCAGATCGGGATGTCGGGATTGCTTTCTCGAATCGGGCGTGGCGGGTCGTCGGTGATCCGGCGGAGGACGGCGTAACTGGTTTCACTGCGAAAGGGCGGGTGTCCCGTACACATCGCGTAGAGAACGCAACCGAGTCCGAATAAATCACTGCGAGCGTCGATCGCTTCGCCACGAACTTGCTCGGGCGACATGTAGTGCGGTGTGCCTGGATGGAAACCGCTGCGAGTGAGACTGGCATCATCGGTCGCCCGCGCTAAACCGAAATCCGTCAGAAGGGATCGTTCGACCCCTTCGTCTAGCAAGATGTTCGACGGCTTCACGTCCCGGTGAATCAAGCCTTGGCAGTGGGCCGCCGCGAGCCCCTTAGCCGCGTGCATACCGATACGTAGCACTACGCAAAATTCCAGCGGTCCATCACGATCAAGTCGCTGCTGCAAAGAACCGCCGGCGATGAACTTCATGACCAGAAACGGCTGTTGGTTATCGGTCTCGACGTTGTGAATCGGAACCACATGATCGTCGACAACCGCTGCTGCGGCGCGAGCTTCACGAGCGAACCGACTTCGCGCCGCACCGCTGCTGGCCAAATACGGTGCTAACAGCTTCACGGCCACCGGACGATTGAGTTCGGTGTCGTAGGCCTTGAAAACCACGCCCATTCCGCCGCTGCCAATCAAACGCTCGACGTCGTAACGTCCAATCCGGCCAAGCAATTCGGGATGACTCGGGGCAGATAGCAACGATTCCGCCATCGCATCACTCCAGGCATAAGGACGCTTCCATCGTTCACGCGTTTCGAGCGATTCGGTGTACTCAGGATCTTGGTCGCCGCCACCGGACAGCCAGTGTTGGGCGTCGCCCCACTGCTGATCGTTGGCCGCGAGCCCAGCCAAATGGGTCTGGCATTGCGTGCAGGATTCCAAATGCCGCACGATTTCCGGATCGTGCGATTCAATGTCTTCGTTGGCAAGGAGCAGGTCTTCGAAAACGATTTTCTCACATTTCATCGTTGCATCTCTTTTGAATGATTGTCACTTCGTTTTGCAATCGCTTCATCACTCGGCTTCGAGCGATGTATATACTGCCGGCACTGATACTCAATTCCGCCGCGACTCTTTCGATGGACTCTCCCAAGACTGCAGTGCGGTGGAAAGCTTTCCAAGTGGTGTCGCTGACACATGCACGGACTGATTGCGAGGCTCGCACGAATATTTCTCGCTGCACTTCCGCGTCGATATGACTTGAAATGTCCGAGTCCGCTTCGACCTCATTTAGATGCCGCGCGGCTTCGTCTCCGCCAGCGGCCCAAGGGCGGTGTTTTCGTCGCGTCAAGAAATCAATGGACAGGTTTCGAGCGATCCTAAACAACCAAGCTCGAAATGCACCGCGCTCCTCGCGATCGAGCCAACCGCTCACGCTGCGGGCAACTGCCGATAGGACTTCCTGAACAACGTCGTCCGCATCGGCCGCTTGCAAGCCAAGTCGACGCGCCGATCGGTAAATGACGGGCGCGTAGATCTCCGCAAACTCATTCCAAGCTGCGATATCGGCCGGATCCTGCAATCGCAGAATTAGACTGGCTCGCGTTTCAGGTGGACTGGATGTCATGCGCAACGATTTAGTCAGGCGAAATGAGGTTTTTCAGGCTTCTCTAAAGTGAAGACGCAACTCCCCCGTCAATCTTTCACTGGTTCTCAGAAAATCTTGAGATAAGTTGCAACCGAG is a genomic window of Neorhodopirellula lusitana containing:
- a CDS encoding zinc-ribbon domain-containing protein, producing MGRTLQHTGIRVPLLVAYSLELAEEWHPTKNVKFKRDEVPYNSSYRAWWRCRKDHRHAWQASVATRAIEKQGCPYCSGRKVLPEDSIVALFPEVAAEFHPTKNDASRPEQFAPKSNRRLWWRCRIDSFHEWESEVRSRTEGSQCPQCRKLNNSLARKSPQLAAEWHPTKNGSLTPEMFSSTNPQRVWWQCSENPEHEWRAAIETRKRGKGSCPMCRSGTKNRSNASSGKVATRRGLNETAPELLDYWHPTKNGATTPETVSHGSKTKVWWQCPKDPTHEWQDPIKKVHGRQRKCLMCVGPIKQGVVRAEESIGHAYPALLAEWHSTLNPGVDPMTVSPGSSRKVMWQCSNDPEHVWKAHVFRRTKGAGCPFCSGLRADSKTCLAAVDTEISATWHPTKNGDVTPSDVTRQSAIKRWWMCDINPEHVWSESVQNRVNRRQCPECNKLARKGKLENALARSISENVSSYATFADSIDNLTRLALLESPDAALQQVLYRQVYAGVVASMETYLSDTFINTVVGNKILRNRFARATSDFADRKYKLDEVIDWERHSQTIVKKYLVDQVFHNLPKVGPLFKKVLRVKFPTGDAFADLQRIVNARHNIVHRNGRTKTGQLLSLTVPEIDSAISKVRNFVEDIDSQVAKTPWKPRQPTEPRSDV
- a CDS encoding mobile mystery protein B; translated protein: MSTGRGKSMGLGSSGKDDDTPFDGSGLKLRAIKTRRELNEVEFESILRVTEKYLLTKPSRKIAPFNFDWLLGLHREMLGSIWSWAGEIRATEKNIGVSPRIITAELGVIAMEADKRHDETGALVIAAAAEFHHRAVWVHPFEDGNGRWARLLANIWLMQHDQPATLWPVTDLRNTASPIRDEYIAAIKQADVRNYGPLIDLHHRFSE
- a CDS encoding helix-turn-helix domain-containing protein codes for the protein MALPEIIARIQERKRELDISVSDLARRSGVSRATVIRILGGEDHEFSFANLHAILLALGISLDLTEIPAAQFRDQIATAKAKRLIALTQGNVALESQAVSRASAQSHLEKAKNRIASSSRKLWAS
- a CDS encoding serine/threonine-protein kinase, which gives rise to MKCEKIVFEDLLLANEDIESHDPEIVRHLESCTQCQTHLAGLAANDQQWGDAQHWLSGGGDQDPEYTESLETRERWKRPYAWSDAMAESLLSAPSHPELLGRIGRYDVERLIGSGGMGVVFKAYDTELNRPVAVKLLAPYLASSGAARSRFAREARAAAAVVDDHVVPIHNVETDNQQPFLVMKFIAGGSLQQRLDRDGPLEFCVVLRIGMHAAKGLAAAHCQGLIHRDVKPSNILLDEGVERSLLTDFGLARATDDASLTRSGFHPGTPHYMSPEQVRGEAIDARSDLFGLGCVLYAMCTGHPPFRSETSYAVLRRITDDPPRPIRESNPDIPIWLEHIVMKLLGKNADDRFDSAEHVAGILKDCLAHVQQPTTTPLPDAIASLSSGRSRIPPVFKLAAAASFAFSLIFASVLIVLELNKGTLIIKSEADDIPIRIIHNDEVIERLTVSQNATETRVAAGKYLVEVDGEFTDLIVQNGVVAIKRGENEIVRISHLDSQDVDSASRRSSKESVDNSSGPPFSRTGTVAFGGVVWGEDRSRPPVAIQNITGAKRYDITAIKHAKVHLCRVTVPQTIGASKEVDLIKTFGTDELGRFNGLIPSEHAGLLERDPHEPYLTLVAEADGYVGYSMAHRSENWNNAMNFTLVPDEQIITGTIFETDGRPAKSVRVKIVEVWRSQVGLLDTWLGQASSQRPDCKLSKYAFGSTFYRELDSLHGNSIDTLQNAVTDEDGQFSLRGAGPNDILILEIEGKGIPRSWLWMIGRDIDRVYLPLQSGDCGVFYGKTFVHRPSQDTERSGPVHFGPAMKESPIGSTHDVEFIPGKSELTPGDRADLRTPTGIELEIRKVLSNIDAMNRLEDSDTASRPRSVRWGRELQSLVNYGVDAVPSIVRKLDETDDDRMIATLAFALRAIGDKRAVPALIRAIPRTSVPRIKCNWIQSNSIFDEEFVEFFRRHKFKGQGGAIGCSDASTELSRALSALTSQTFGFGRVFAKGVPKQIYLQQKKLHQDAEVWAKWWDANSADLVDDADFQLTRLPGIGLKAPEPIGPNELLAEAFWRTSNQLQSIPLVADKSSTARTAFLDLDTGCTAPVPEQWRGRALSELDRANLFEWAKENGFDVACDAYEGSDGESHHALRGIALEAWQIDDGQLTDLSLQYVELSSDYVSIDDLTSTGRKTTDDWLLSFDVEKGELDPTAMAFLMCLTSEGSPILLHVGAEITEIAPPDAVISSADLYRQSGFVEGRKLEIRLFDVVGLDHRN
- a CDS encoding RNA polymerase sigma factor; amino-acid sequence: MTSSPPETRASLILRLQDPADIAAWNEFAEIYAPVIYRSARRLGLQAADADDVVQEVLSAVARSVSGWLDREERGAFRAWLFRIARNLSIDFLTRRKHRPWAAGGDEAARHLNEVEADSDISSHIDAEVQREIFVRASQSVRACVSDTTWKAFHRTAVLGESIERVAAELSISAGSIYIARSRVMKRLQNEVTIIQKRCNDEM